A window of Glycine soja cultivar W05 chromosome 13, ASM419377v2, whole genome shotgun sequence genomic DNA:
TATCATCAGATGGGAAAGTCTACTCAGTCTTGTGATTTCAATGACATGGCTACAATCTCCACCACCAATCCAAGTAAATGACCATTTCCTTCAAGACTATATATGCAATATTCTGGTTGATATGACATGGCAAATTTTTGCTACTTGGTCccattttaagttttagtttcAGTTTGATCCcctaagttgaaaaaaaaaaaaagatttcacTTTGGTTCTTGAAATCTCGGTTAGACCAAATTAGTTCTTCCATTAGTTGACCACACTAACTAACCGTGCTAATTTTAGTGACATGACGAACAAACGTTTATCTGATGTGACATTTCTTACAGTTTGTCATGTATCACCAATTTGACTAAGTTAGTGTGATAAACTGGTAGAAAGATCAACTTGGTGTAATACAGATACTTTGAAGAACCAAAAAGAAACATTTTAAACTTAAAGatcaaaatgaaactaaaataagTATGAGCGACCAAAAGGCTGTTTTAGCAGCAAATTTTGTAGAGCTGTATTGCTGATATGTAGTATAACTAAGGACATTTTGAATGACTGCAGGTCATGGATCCTGTGTATTTCCAGGAAGGTAAGAAATTTGCCTTTTAGCCTCATTTCGTTAACTATGTGTTTCTTTGTGCCATTATTTATGCTTATGAGTGATTAATATGAACATGTGCAGTCTTGGAATCAATGGCAGCTTCCCCAACGTCACGTTATCATCACTGAATTCCACAAATTCAGTTTCTTCTGCCTCCAATCTCCATAGTGGTGAATTGGGAATTAGAAGCCTTCTAATGGTGATAGTACTTCTACTATGGGGAGTGGTTTTGCTATAAACTTATGAACGTCAGAATAtgcattgtttattttaaaaattagcgGTAGATAAGAAGGCGATGTTATATGCTAGTTGGGTTGCATGCTCTCTTATTTGCCCATGCAATTTTGTACAATAGGAGCGGTAGCAACACTTTTTCTCAGGTAATACATTCCTtttgacacattttttttttatttatctaattttattaaaactataaaatagtCCATTAAATAAGGTGTAAGActtaaataatttcttattttcaaccaattttaatcaacaataaaaaagtGTCTTAAAAAGGTTcaaaaaatactatattacTAGTATTTCTGTAGATAATGGTTCAAACAGGAATAGGCTTCAACCTCTGATTCAAATGCAAGTCCTTGTGACTAAGGGATGAGGACAATATACTAACTATTTTGGTATTTCTTTTgtgagtttttttatattattacatTCTAAAGTGTatctaaataatatttatttatttttattaacaatacTTATTTAACACTTGAACTCTTATTACTTTTGTAGGACACATAATAGACAGatctttaaattagtttaaaatttaatctaacttaattttttatatatttatattaatttactaCTAAATATACACACATGTCATAGATTTAATTATaactaaatcaataaaaattatgattttgtttgTACAATACAAGTTAATAACAAAGAAATTTGAATCTGGACCTGATAGAAACTATCCAAATTTTCTACCACTAAGTTGAACCAGAGCCTAATGGGTCAATGAATTGTGAATTGTTAGCTCAATTGATTCAATAAAAAGAATCCGGTTTAAaagtattgaataaaaaagCTAAATTAAAGAACTCCATCAAAAGCTACCGAGTTACGCCTAGTCCAAAAAATCCAGCCCACCCAATGCCCTAGGGATTTGTTATTGGCCACCACCACCCTTTACTATTGACCCCTACCAACATTTGAAATTTCCAAAAATACCATTTTCCACTATGCACAATGGAAACATACTTCCGCTTCATTAGTGTGAGGGTGCAATAAACATGTGCAACAGAAGTGCAATTTTGTTGTGCAATGCATCGTTGTACATTTTTCCACACCTCTACTAATGCAGcgaaatcataattttgttatgtaattggatttaagaaaaaaatatacaagagAATCACGATTTCATTATGTGCACGATTAATAAAAAAGTGCATAATAGAATCAAAATTATGTTGAGGCAAATACTACACCACAACGGAATCATAGGATTGgcacaattgaaaaaaaaatggaatcacGATTCTATTATGCAATTTGTTATGTTGAAAAACacggaaaaaaaatatcacacacAAGGAAAAGCTGCGTGAGGCAAGGAGAAAAGAGAGTGAAAgaggaaaggaagaaagaaacgGCCGTGGGAAAGGGTGGTGCCAAAAATTGGAAAGGAAATTTTGATTTTGCAATGTTCAATAGGGgccaataataatttaattgggCCTATAGTAACTCCCAGTGTCCTCCCATCACTCGAGGTTCAACTCAAACCAAAACTAATCACAACAATCTATATTGTCCGGTAACTGTGAGAGCACAGAATCCTAGACTATGGGTTCTCATTATTAATTGCTAGTATCATCGTAGATTCCATTGCAAAGCTCCTAACTTtcgttaatttaaaaaatgtgatgAGAGTGAAGGATGCTTGTGTTGTGGGTTGGTGATTGTTTGCTTTGAAAGAGGGTGGAATGAGGCAACAAGGTTCTTTCCTTTAAGTTGGAGATATACTTTTAGAATGAATTTGAGTCTAACACAATCTCAAAAGTTAACTCATATGGTGagtattgttttttaattatatactttATATTGACCTTATTTCTAACTAATAttgaatttagattttttttttccaatacacCTTCTCACACCTAGCAATATAGGACTTGGTATATGGATGACATAGTGGGTAATCCATTTAACGGATTTAAGATAGTTTCGGGTACCATCATAGAATACGAATTTGAGTCTAACTCAATCCCAAAAGTTAATTCATAGGGTAAGAGTTATCTCTTACTTATACACTTTATATTCGTTGTATCACTAGTTAATATGAGACTTAGATTTTTCTCAATATATACTTGTTGTACTTGGAAACATgcacttttccttttcaaaaaaataatattttatttcaacttcttcactgatatttaattataaaaattaaagcaaatgACTTGTTAAGTCCAATCAagcaaaatttgttaaaaataaaagtgaaagaaaatataaaaaactaaaagttaacatttaaaaaaatgttaaaaattactaaaaagttaataaaaaaaactatttatcaaACTACCAAATAGATTTTTTAACtggtaaaaaagttaaaaactaactaaaatatcttgtccaatataattttagttttagtaaatgttttcttaattatatacgAATAAGATCATTCTTTTTAAGTCCAAAATTTTGTTACACTATGCGTCTATGCCAATCTGAACATGGCAACTTCCTGTATATGTAATAGATTGAGCGTGTTTCTTGGTATTACTGTCCAATATTTGGTGTGGAACTTAAAAAAGGAGACCCTGCGGATAGCTAAAGTTAACAACTCAAGGATGGTGCATCTTGAAAACAAACTTTAGCATATTTTCTTAGCAAGCGTAAGCCTCCAACTCTCGCCATGATTCATGTATAAAAGTATTAATGTCTTCCATATAGCAGCCTTCAAAAAAAATTACGTGGGAAAAATTCTGTAAGTGCATGCACATAGATGGAGATGGAACTTTGACAAGTTTTATATTGTTCATAAGGTCAGACCTTAAACAGCAGGAAAGCAGAAAAGTACAAATCAAAAAGCAGgggaatttctttcttttcatgtcAGAATGTTTTTCAAAGATTTGAATTCAACCTATGATTTGTCTTTGTTCTTTGTTTTCTGAATATGATGTATCATTAATTCCTAGTGCATTATTAATTTCTCTGGCTGTTATTTCCTCCAAATGGAAATCTGAGATAGGAACTCCAAAGAATTATATGATGGAGGTGGAGCACTaatcattattaaaattattttgaggttaagtttttttattactaaaaattaaatacactatcaaaaaaatttataaattcatatatatatatatatatatatgtatatatatatatatatattcaatcaattgatttagatattttttataataagtttaattataactttacggtattttttttcctttttgagaaCTTTTTCgacagtttttttttcctttttgggaACTTTTTCGACAGAAAAAGTTATCATTGTaacaccaaataaaaaataacaacctcaaatttataaatacctattaatataatttaaaaaacaattaaaatatagtataaaattatattactatCATTTAATCACACATTATTCATGTGTAATAAGtgtattaatttgataataattaccttataatttctaattgctaataatgtaaaaaaatgtgcATAAAAAATCAagctattttaaaattatacatataattcaTCTATTCTCAACGAGTTTTCAAACACAATTGaagtaaaatcttatatttaaatattatagataaaagaacatgcatgtttaaaaaaaacatcattagGGAATTATTTGGTTGAGGTAAGAGGAGAGGGAacgaaaagagagaaaaaaaagcttgttaattttgtttctcTTCCTCGTTTGATTCATGAAATAAGAAGAAAGGAAATACAATTCTGAATGAAACTCACCACAAATTTGTTTCTTCTCAAATTGGAGAGAAAATAagctttttgtttaaaaagattaaaatgatattattttcttttttttatgattctttttaatgTATTGGCATAATTTTGGGTATAAtcttttaacatatttaaaacttatattttttatctttattttccatCAAATAATTCAGAAAACATCTCATattcacttctttttttcttttcttttcttccatttttttaaatcaaacaaaacataaaagtgATTAGTGAAATTAGCCAAAGGAAATtggttatatataattatggtagatagttagtttacactagtaccctaataaaaagaaaaaaaatattaattagtattcttttgacatttgataagaaatatagaaaaatatttattttgaaaatagtaagtgtaaaaaaaaattataagtaacacaattttacatattttaatttaaaaaaatagttttaaatttgttaattaatatattctaAATACACTGATTAGTATTTGcttaaaaagaatatttcttttgtcccattgtaattatttcatttgatctcaaatataagaaaaaaaatattacacactAACAAGAAAGTTAGTTTATCACATTGaattatatcaaatttaattaaaaaaataattttttgttcacCTAGGAcctcaattaaatgaaaaatatattagaataataatattaaaataaaataaaattagttaaaaaaatatttgaaactaagaaaaaaggatttgtttttcttatacAATATGAAGTAGTAGCATTTAATCCTATTAAATGATTGTTTAATAGCATTAAAGACTAAAGAGTAAAGTGAGAATCTAAAGAGCACATGGAAGCTGTGAAACAAAATATCTTAACCTTAGTGTCTCTGTCTCTCTCCAGCTAAAGCTTGTAGCAACCTCAGACGCGAATCTTCCATTCTGTTCTGCCTGAATGAACAGACACACATAGtcacattccatttccatgtctgCGTCATGCGGGGTGGTGGAGTGTGTGTTCGTGCTGGGCTGCGCGCGGTGGCTGTGGAAGCGCTGCACCTACGTGGGCAGCTACGACAGCGCCACGTGGCCCTCCGCCACCGCCGACGAGTTCGACCCGGTCCCACGCGTCTGCCGCCTCATCCTCGCCAACTACGAGCCCGATCTCCGTACCCCCAACCACCGCCTCAACCCCGACTGCATCATCAAGCGCGTGACCTACGAGGACACGCTCGGCCACGCGCCGCCCTACGTAATCTACCTCGACCACGACCACAAAGAGATCGTGCTCGCCGTGCGAGGCCTCAACCTCGCCAAAGAAAGTGACTATAAAGTTCTCCTCGATAACCGGTTGGGGCAGCAGATGTTTGATGGTGGATACGTTCATCGTGGGTTGTTGAAATCGGCGGTGTGGCTGCTCAACCGTGAATCGGAGACGCTGAAGCGGTTGTGGGTGGAGAATGGTTTGGAGTATGAGATGGTTTTCGCGGGGCATTCGTTGGGTTCTGGGGTGGTGTCGCTGTTGACGATTTTGGTTGTGAATCATAGGGACCGTTTGGGTGGGATTCCCAAGGAGAAGATTCGTTGCTATGCGCTTGCTCCAGCTAGGTGTATGTCCCTCAATTTGGCTGTCAAGTATGCCAATTTCATTCATTCTattgttttgcaggttacaaTCTACATCTACATACCTTACACATCAATGCTTCTTTTTGTCACTACTTTGGTTGTTAGTTTTTATGGCAAATGTTAGTTAACAaactcaaaaactaaaaatgtttttattgggAGATATGATATTTTTGCGGCTCTCTTATGATTTTTTACACTGAAtgttttcctctttttgttTCTTGACCTTACAACACTGTGGTTAGCCAGACTAGTaatgtttttctaattatttatgcGAAAATAAGTTTATTGTTTTCAAATGTTTTCTACAAGACTTTTGTCAGCCGGAGCATAGTGCAGCTGTTGTTTGTTTACatttgtttggtttgatttcttaGATAACAAAAATGCTTAGTGAGGCCAAAGGACGTAGAAACTTGTGATTAAATGGTTGAAATTATATCCTTATAAGGAAATATgtgcttaaaattaatttggcaAAAGATGTTCTTATTTAAGGTAAGATGTAAGTAATGTAATgtgtgaataataaataaaggtatttttctctcttatctTTTTGATAGAATACAGATAGTAGATACTTCGTACCTATactatgataataaaaataaagaagaatatGGATGGAtggaattttcttttatttttcctcatcAACCTGCTTGTTGTTACTAATCTTATGTGgagatatttaaaaatgttcattcataagttttatttaaacGTATGATTATGATTCTGATTCCAAttgtaatatttgattttttttttttttgtgcaggATGATTTCTTGCCAAGAACTGCTACTCCATTGGAAGATATATTCAAATCAATATTCTGGTTGGTATTGCCCTTTCTGTGATATGGATATGGGCACATTGGGTTTCAACTTTGAAGTGCATGTGATtagttcttgattttttttttttttttttgtttattacggAGCATAGTAAAATATCATGATGATCTCTTAAACCAGGCCTTGATGATTTAAACAGCTTGCCCTGCTTATTGTTCTTGGTTTGCCTGAGAGACACCTTCATACCTGAGGGTAGAAAGCTTAGAGATCCAAGGAGGCTTTATGCACCTGGAAGAATGTACCATATTGTGGAGAGAAAATTTTGCAGGTATTGACTTGTAAACTGTTCTGTTCATAGTAAACTCCTCTCCAAGCATGAATGTTATgggaatatattaattattatcttgtttaGTATGCTTGGTCTGGTGCAAAAGTAAAATAAGGTCCTCTCTAGTTGCTGTAATTCTTGTAAACCCTAGACAAAGGAATTTGACTCAAGTAACCTATAGTTTCTGCTGAAGATTGTAAATGTTTTAATTGCTAGTTTGCTACTTTACTTGAACGGTGACTATGTATTACATAACCCTTTACTCCTTTAGTGCTGAAATGACTTCATCAATATAGTTGGCTAAGAGCATGattcattaaatttttctttttcttcttatgccTAAGAATTAAGTTATAACAAGTCATACATTTCTGCCTTTTTATTTGGTAAGCAGAAGGATTATCCTTTTATCACTACCCTTCTTTACCTATTCCCtctatgtgtgtgtgagagagagagtcaTCCACCCTGTTTCATTAGATGAGGGCAAGTTTCTACTCTGTCTTGTGGAGTAGTTAGCAgagttttcatatttttgcgGTTCAGACCTTTTACAATTCCAAGACTGAGTGATACACTTTATGTCATCTTCGTTCTGCTAGTTCAGATGTTGTTGCCTTCCCCGTCTGAATTtccccttttttctttctaaatgcATTGAAGGAATTCCGTATTTCATGAACTTGAGTATATTCTATGATCCCATAAATGAGCATTTTCATGATATTTTAGGGGATAGATGCATAAATGAATAGTATCTAATTTTAATAGTTTTGGCACAAGGAAATAGTTCATGAAGTGTGACTGAGAAATCATTTGCATCGTGAAATCTTGTCCTGACTTACGGCTATAAGTAATATGttgtttcaaataataaaattcactgTTGCTTGGTGTACACAGATGTGGGAGATTTCCTCCTGAAGTGAGGACTGCTATTCCCGTTGATGGAAGATTTGAGCATATAGTCTTGTCCTGTAATGCAACATCAGATCATGGAATTATTTGGATTGAAAGGGAAGCTGAGAAAGCTTTACAAGTAAGGAAATATCTACCATTTGATTTTGTAATCCAAACTAGGAACATAAAAACCCTAAGTAtatacaccaaaaaaaaagaactagGAATAGAAAAAACTTGTTACAATGTAATTTATGGATCAAAGTTCTGTTGAAGTTTTCTCTGCATGTAACGAATTTCTGACTGTTGTTGGTATTCCCTTTTAGTTAATGAAGGCTCAGAGCTCTGAAACTGTGACAGACCCTCCAACTGTACAAAAGTTTCAGAGGTTGAAGACCATAGAGAAAGAACATAGAGATGCTTTGGAAAGAGCTGTTAGCTTAAATGTACCTCATGCAGTGGACACTGCAGAGAACGAACCGTCTGAGAACAATGAAGGTGATGATGCATCCGGTAATGGAAGAAATAACGTCTCAAGTAACCAATCAAAATCTAGTGGTGGAAGGTCAAACTGGGATGATGTAGTTGaaaaactactaaaaaataagagagagacGGGAATGGGAGAACAAAACCTGAAAAGGGATACGAATGTCACACAATAACGTATCTCTCTTATGGTTTTAAACTCTAGATATTCACATCCATTCATATATTTGGTTCTTTTGTTTGTTCTAGGTATTCTTGAGTTTGTTAATTCATGTAAAAAGATAGTTACAATTGCTTGGACCCCCAGGCGTATACCAGAGTCCAGAGGAATTACAGTTGATAAGtggtattttgttttagtcctgAATTGTTTGAACTTGAGGTTTCCCTTGTATAGGATCATTTCAACATGTTATGAAATGAGAAAGCACTGCAAGGTGTGCTACTCATGAGTAATGTTCCTGATTGTAAACATTTTTTGTTCTACTAGTTTGTGCTTCACATTCTCCACTGTTGAAACAGATTCTGTGCCACTTAATAGGACTCAAGAACAGACATCACGACAAGGAAAAATTAGTTTAAGACGTAAAAGACAGGGAAGGCAAAAAAATTAGCGTTGAGTTATAACTagtaaaaaacaataataatgactttcaaaaaaattatcttcaaaGAGAATTGAGTTAAaactatttatgaaaatattattctaCGGGGCATGCCCATTGTACATGCCCATAACTGCTGATTTTTACGATATTGTATGGTTGCAAATGCATTAAATTTTCGTGATCACTTACCGTAGCAAGCAACAAGTAGCAAGTAATTAATGATACGCAAATGAAACTATAAGCTATATCTCTGAACTTCAAAAATCCCTAAGTTGATCATTCAGCCTCCAACAAGACTTAAATGCGGTCAAATAGGATGGCATGTTTAAAAGCACCAAGCAGTAAGAGATTCAAAGTAAACGCCAAGGAAACGAGCTTTTGTACAAGGAAGCCAATCTTAAgtaatattacaaaataaactGGGGCTTCCGAGATCAAGAGATGTTCATGGCCTCAGCATGATAGGTCTCCAGCTCCTTGTCAAGTTCCTCCGCTGACTTCTCAACAGCGTCCTTTCTCCCACGACCTCTACCTCCAGCTCCACCCCTGCCGCGACCACGACCTCGACCTCCAGCTCCACCACGTCCACTGCCACTCCTTGGGCCACCTCGACGTCCCCAACTGCATAAacaatataaacaataaataacaAGTGAAATATATAACTTGTTACATCACGGACTACAAAAAAACAATACAGAGCCATTTCTGTGATTGTATATTGTCATATGACTGTGGCTTCCGGATCTAATGAAGTTAACATGCAACACAAACCAATACTTAACAACAGATATAAGTCTTCACTTTCACTACCACACATCAGAtcataaaaaaagacaaatcacACAGATGCATCTTCCCCATGTTTAAACCATACCTACAAACCAAACGTCTATTATTTGAAACCAAAACAACTTACGTTACTTGTAAAGTGCAGGGTTAGACACCACTTGAATGCAACAGTATTacctaataatattttaataatggtATCAACAGAAATACAACATCCTGAACAGAGGAAAGGACATCATATACTATTACTAGTACGAGTTCAATTCATAGCCTCCATAATTTGAGCTTACCACATCAGAGAAATCTTTTAAAGAAAGTGGGCTAGTACACACATATCAGTCAAAGCCAAATGAATTTTCTAAACAAGGAACAGACTGGTGATAATCTACCCACTTCAAGCAAAACCTATTACAGGCACATTCCAGGGAGATTCTAGATCGTTAAACTATTAACTATAGATTGACCGACTTTATTTTCTATCTGCCATTTTACCTTTTCATGCTATCAAAAAACAATTATGGCCTGTGATTGTTCACATGGACTTCTAATATTTTCTGAGAATGCTCAAGAGCTTAAAAGTTATATTCCTACAGCtagcattttattttcttgccaCCAAAAACAACTACATAGCAAATGATTCTTCACATGTGTTTCTTAAATCAGACTGCTAAGCAACAGCTTGATATTTATCAACTGAACTCTTTGTAAATCTAAGATCACAACAAAAACCACTTTTAACTAATAGTACATGAAGAGAACCTTAAATATATTACCAAAATTTTCATACTACTATGAATCTATGATATCTTGCACCACTTGATATACAAGCACTTGTACAAAAGCTCAACACAAATTTcagtaaaaaattatctaaaaggCTTACCCAGCACCACGTGTAGGCATAGCAGGACCACCTCCAGCTTGTCCACCTCTAGACCTGCAACATAGCCAACACCCCTATCAGCACATAATCTGAAAcagtatttttaatttctaccaGGAGATGAAGGATTTAAACAACTTTATAACTGATAGATACCCATTAGTAGTCAGTTGTCTGTTGGCAATGGAGttagttaattagttagttGAGCAAGCTGTGATAGTAGAAGAAATAAGGCACATTGCCTATAAATAAAGATGGGGGTTGAGAGAGAAAGCATTTTATCATTTGAGAAAGGAAGGGGGGCATCAACAAGTTTGTGTAATTGTGTTTGACTCAGGACAAACAGAAGCTATTCTAGGACTGCCAGATGAAATCATACTTCAAACAGTTAAACATCAATGGAATTTCATTTAAGCAGTCACAAGTCATTCACCTTGAGGACTAAATGAAACTTTTGGGAGGACTATTGAAAGATACCCATTAGTAGTTAGTTAGGTATCTCTCAATGAGGAAGTTAGTTTCGTTGGGCAGGCTGAGATGGTAGAAGAAACAAGGCATACTGCGCACATTAATAAAGAGAGGGGAGTGGGAAGAATCCTGGACTACCAAAACATCCAAGgaaatcattcattttttattattctaatcCTAGCCCAAGGCTGCTTCCGCATTGGCACAACAACTGGGGATTTTAGGGTTCATCAATAAAAGCTATTTTTTCCTTTAGGTTCTGCACaaattctaataataaaattaaagaaaaaatttttTCCAGTTGCAgcatgtatcaatcatgcagAATTGACATCATATTTTCAGAATTTGAATATAAACATGCAATATAGACAGACATTCCTGTCATAATAAAAGCTTTACTGCTTAATTAATGTAGTGTTTggaccaaatttttttatattcatcttCCAAATGGGAAGAAAAGGTTACAGAAATCAATAGGAGCCTCAAATTTtaacaagaaaaggaaaccaaaaTAACTTACGTCATTACAACAGTCCTCTTCCTACGTCCATTCACCCCAGTGACATTTACCCGAGCACTTATGGGCAATTCTGAATTGGAACCAACAATCTCAATCTTCATGGGCTTTCCATCCAAAAGTACGTTATTATATCGTTTAAGGGCAGCAAATGCATCACTTCTTCTAGTATAAACGACTTCAGCTGAACCCTGTTACACAGTTTATATCAAAGAGTTAGCCAAGAAAACTGGCAACAACACATCTGGGAAAACTCATACATAAAACAAAACTGCTATGCACAGTACTACTTGCTggaacataaattatattaaaaagggGAATAAAAAAGGCATGGCTAGCTCAATTATTTTGCAGAAACACTTTgaatattgtaaataaaaatggcAAAGCAGCCACTAACTATAAGCTAAAACAAAACGGTAGCTGAATTTACAACACAAAACTCAACACTTACACTTGGATGTCCATTTTTGTCATAATGAACAGCAAAACGCTTCAACTCTCCAAGCTCAGAGAAAAGTTCCTGAATTgcaaatcaagtttcaagagaaCTTCCAGATAGATTGGGTAGAAACAGTGACTAAGAATGAATCATATGATGATACAACATAGTATATACCCTTATGTCTTCATTGGTCACTCCATGGTCCAAATTGGAAACATACAACTTGGTGCCAACTTCTACTCCTTGAATCCCTGCAGCTCTTAGGCTATCTTCAAACAAATCATGCTGCCATGGAAAAGGCCTAGCTCTGCGAATAGACTGGCCAAAGAACAGAACAGTTTCCAAAGTGGCAAAACATCAGATTATGACCAGAAAAAAGATATTCACCATTCTTCAACATCAGTCAGCAGGAAAAtccccataaaaaaaaaaacaaaacaaaacacgcTATTAACGAAGTAGATCTGACCATGGtaacatatatttaaaagagaACTTGTACTCAAACATCAATGTTCTAGGTGTAAGATGGTAAACGGGAGTAAGAATTCAACCCTCTGCATATAAACCGGTGCTATGCTACTAGTGAGAGCTCCAGTTCTGGTTCTATGCGAAAAGCTCCTTTGCAAAATACCATGAATTAGGGAAGTATACTGAATTCTTGCACTGTAGAACCCAACTTAGCAAGAGGATCCAACAGAACACCGGTCCACACAAAACCAGCCAAACATTTAAAGTCATCTCATGTAAATGAAATGGATTAGCATGGATTAGAGAATTTAACCCCACTTATTGTTATAAGTTTTTTGTGCTACTGGTAAGAGCTCCATTTTGAAATTCACCAAATGAAGCTCCTTCACATAATATGCCAGGAATCACCAAAGAACTCCTGCACACATCAGAGATCTGTAGCAAAGCCCCCcaaaacaaaagcaaacaactcTTAGGTGCATATTAATTGTGACATTATGGAACTATGACAAAGGCATTGATGATGCAAAATGATCGAGCATGAGCTTCTCCATGGAACAAATACTAAAGAAGGGGATTCCACTTGCTTTTGACTTTTGAGTTTCTATAATGCTGAATCGTCTCATAATTGGGTATTATTTAGCATATCAGATTCTCAAGCACATGTATAAGCATCCACGTTTTTTGAGCTTGCCTTGGCAATAGCATACGACGACGGCCGAGTGTTAACCATAAGAGGCCC
This region includes:
- the LOC114382086 gene encoding uncharacterized protein LOC114382086 — translated: MSASCGVVECVFVLGCARWLWKRCTYVGSYDSATWPSATADEFDPVPRVCRLILANYEPDLRTPNHRLNPDCIIKRVTYEDTLGHAPPYVIYLDHDHKEIVLAVRGLNLAKESDYKVLLDNRLGQQMFDGGYVHRGLLKSAVWLLNRESETLKRLWVENGLEYEMVFAGHSLGSGVVSLLTILVVNHRDRLGGIPKEKIRCYALAPARCMSLNLAVKYANFIHSIVLQDDFLPRTATPLEDIFKSIFCLPCLLFLVCLRDTFIPEGRKLRDPRRLYAPGRMYHIVERKFCRCGRFPPEVRTAIPVDGRFEHIVLSCNATSDHGIIWIEREAEKALQLMKAQSSETVTDPPTVQKFQRLKTIEKEHRDALERAVSLNVPHAVDTAENEPSENNEGDDASGNGRNNVSSNQSKSSGGRSNWDDVVEKLLKNKRETGMGEQNLKRDTNVTQ
- the LOC114382087 gene encoding THO complex subunit 4D-like; this translates as MASSLDMSLDDRIKNRSNNRGRGRGGRGRAHSGRGPSGTLNGRRMVGAVNSRRMAGAGNGGRTTGAVRRGPLMVNTRPSSYAIAKSIRRARPFPWQHDLFEDSLRAAGIQGVEVGTKLYVSNLDHGVTNEDIRELFSELGELKRFAVHYDKNGHPSGSAEVVYTRRSDAFAALKRYNNVLLDGKPMKIEIVGSNSELPISARVNVTGVNGRRKRTVVMTSRGGQAGGGPAMPTRGAGWGRRGGPRSGSGRGGAGGRGRGRGRGGAGGRGRGRKDAVEKSAEELDKELETYHAEAMNIS